A genomic stretch from Penicillium digitatum chromosome 4, complete sequence includes:
- a CDS encoding Peroxidase family protein — protein MTFREKVKRVFRSSKNTAKPKIEYYRRHECPPSKFRGPFDRAHQKSLAAWSFQGAMVERPRSFEVSLSPFATCEGSDGYSGPSESDNSVSPEDVDPVSSNPEIPAESSPRGPGSGSQSSTIVDPSSYNGSMMTLINEGSIYEIPEDSKDPKFFLKESIRYSSPLVHAISPALTPCVISARKHLPFAPEDLARALIAIQVCA, from the exons aTGACGTTCCGCGAGAAGGTCAAGCGGGTGTTCCGCTCCTCCAAAAATACTGCGAAGCCCAAGATCGAATATTACAGACGACACGAGTGTCCTCCCTCGAAGTTTCGTGGTCCATTCGATCGTGCTCACCAGAAGAGCCTAGCCGCGTGGTCCTTCCAGGGGGCGATGGTCGAACGACCTCGTTCATTTGAAGTCTCCCTGTCGCCTTTCGCCACATGTGAAGGATCCGACGGTTACTCCGGCCCATCCGAATCTGACAACTCGGTGTCCCCGGAGGATGTGGATCCAG TTTCCTCCAATCCCGAGATCCCTGCTGAATCATCGCCACGCGGCCCTGGCTCCGGTTCTCAGTCCTCTACCATCGTCGACCCCTCTAGCTATAATGGCTCAATGATGACCCTCATCAACGAAGGCTCTATCTACGAGATCCCAGAAGATTCAAAGGACCCCAAGTTCTTCCTCAAGGAGTCCATTCGCTACTCATCCCCCCTCGTCCATGCTATCTCGCCCGCTCTAACTCCGTGCGTTATCTCCGCCCGGAAGCACCTTCCTTTCGCCCCCGAGGATCTCGCCCGCGCCTTGATCGCCATTCAGGTCTGCGCTTGA
- a CDS encoding Glutamate decarboxylase translates to MVHLAKVKNDNEVLPSARDFDSIPAADTNDYDTNVYGSRFAAAHMPLHEMPEREMPRQVAARMIKDELSLDGNPKLNLASFVTTYMEDEIEDIMTEAFSKNFIDYEEYPHSAEIQNRCVNMIARLFNTPTDPNSENAMGTSTIGSSEAIMLGTLAMKKRWQNKRKAEGKDYSRPNIVMNSAVQVCWEKAARYFDIEEKYVFCTDTRFVIDPKEAVDLVDENTIGICAILGTTYTGEYEDVKAINDLLVERNIDCPIHVDAASGGFVAPFIAPDLEWDFRLEKVVSINVSGHKYGLVYPGVGWIIWRSPEYLPQELVFNINYLGADQASFTLNFSKGASHVIGQYYQLIRLGKHGYRAIMTNLTRISDYMSAEFAKMGMVILSETHGRGLPLVAWRLPTNESRVYDEFAVAHQLRERGWIVPAYTMAPNSEKLKMMRVVIREDFSMNRCDSLIQDFKLAIETLDAMDKSMIAKYKTHMQNHRNHPRHHSRVHHHYMGEKHSLQGKDGKTHGVC, encoded by the exons ATGGTTCATCTCGCCAAAGTTAAGAATGACAATGAGGTTCTCCCCTCTGCTCGGGACTTTGACTCCATTCCTGCCGCGGACACAAATGATTACGATACCAATGTCTACGGCAGTCGCTTTGCCGCTGCCCATATGCCTCTGCATGAAATGCCAGAGCGAGAGATGCCCCGCCAGGTTGCTGCGCGGATGATCAAGGATGAGCTGAGTCTGGACGGCAATCCCAAGCTCAACCTCGCCAGTTTCGTCACTACCTACATGGAAGATGAGATCGAGGATATTATGACCGAAGCCTTCAGCAAGAACTTCATTGATTACGAGGAATATCCCCACTCCGCCGAGATCCAGAACCGATGCGTGAACATGATTGCCAGACTCTTCAACACTCCCACCGATCCCAACAGTGAGAATGCCATGGGTACTTCAACCATTGGTTCTTCCGAGGCTATCATGCTGGGAACACTAGCTATGAAAAAGCGATGGCAGAACAAGCGTAAGGCCGAGGGCAAGGACTACTCGCGCCCCAACATTGTTATGAACAGCGCTGTCCAGGTCTGCTGGGAAAAGGCTGCTCGTTATTTCGACATCGAGGAAAAGTACGTCTTCTGCACCGACACCCGTTTCGTGATCGACCCCAAAGAGGCAGTGGACTTGGTGGATGAAAACACAATCGGTATCTGTGCTATCTTGGGTACCACCTACACCGGTGAATACGAGGATGTCAAGGCGATCAACGACCTCTTAGTGGAGCGCAACATTGACTGCCCAATTCACGTTGATGCGGCTAGTGGTGGCTTTGTCGCTCCATTCATTGCCCCTGACCTTGAGTGGGACTTCCGCCTGGAAAAGGTGGTTTCCATCAACGTCTCTGGTCACAAGTATGGTCTGGTCTACCCCGGTGTCGGATGGATTATCTGGCGCTCTCCTGAGTATTTGCCCCAGGAATTGGTGTTCAACATCAACTACCTAGGAGCCGACCAGGCCAGCTTTACTCTGAACTTCTCCAAGGGTGCTTCTCATGTCATTGGGCAGTACTACCAGCTGATCCGCCTGGGCAAGCACGGATACCGTGCCATCATGACCAATCTGACTCGCATCAGCGACTACATGTCTGCGGAGTTCGCGAAGATGGGAATGGTCATCCTGAGTGAGACGCATGGCCGGGGCCTGCCTCTGGTAGCCTGGCGCCTTCCTACAAACGAGAGTCGTGTCTATGATGAATTCGCCGTGGCCCACCAGCTTCGCGAGCGCGGCTGGATTGTGCCTGCCTACACTATGGCGCCCAACAGCGAGAAGCTGAAGATGATGCGGGTTGTCATCCGTGAAGACTTCAGCATGAACCGATGCGACAGCTTGATCCAGGACTTCAAGCTTGCTATCGAGACCTTGGATGCCATGGACAAGTCCATGATTGCCAAGTACAAGAC GCACATGCAGAACCACCGCAACCACCCTCGGCACCACTCGCGGGTTCACCATCACTACATGGGCGAGAAACACTCGCTGCAGGGCAAGGATGGCAAGACACATGGCGTTTGTTAA
- a CDS encoding UPF0173 metal-dependent hydrolase, whose amino-acid sequence MKTISVDPSRNTPPNRDLPLLTTTPAELPSAKVTKLHPFNPGEENAALFFVGTATTIIEWSGPNFLHTGDPVHLGPGGPSERLTDPAIDLHDLPRIDLVLLSHYHEDHFDDRVEASLRRDLPIITTPHAEKHLTSKQQDPFTSVSVLNPFEQINVSIQEKFNTVANVFPPTNGWMLELGHGSTNPADFSCGYRIYISGDTLMFDELRRIPERYAGQPIDLMLVHLGGMTVPSTLVGRLMEPLALTVTMDAEQSLSLIQLIQPNIIIPIHYDDYDGFIGRISFAFM is encoded by the exons ATGAAGACTATTTCAGTTGACCCGAGCAGGAACACGCCTCCAAACCGAGACCTTCCACTGCTGACTACGACCCCGGCTGAACTTCCTTCAGCTAAGGTGACGAAGCTTCATCCTTTCAACCCCGGCGAGGAGAACGCAGCCCTGTTCTTTGTGGGAACAGCCACAACAATCAT AGAATGGAGTGGA CCCAACTTCCTCCATACAGGCGACCCTGTCCACCTCGGTCCAGGCGGGCCAAGTGAGCGCCTCACCGACCCAGCTATCGACCTGCATGACCTCCCTCGGATTGATCTGGTCCTTCTCTCCCATTATCACGA GGACCACTTTGATGACAGGGTCGAGGCTTCCTTGAGACGTGATCTACCTATTATCACTACACCACATGCAGAGAAGCATCTCACTTCTAAGCAACAGGACCCGTTTACATCCGTATCCGTGCTCAATCCATTTGAGCAGATCAATGTCAGCATTCAAG AGAAATTCAACACAGTAGCCAATGTG TTTCCGCCAACCAACGGCTGGATGCTTGAGCTAGGCCACGGCAGCACCAACCCTGCAGACTTTTCCTGTGGTTATCGCATCTACATCTCCGGAGACACCCTCATGTTCGACGAGCTCCGGAGAATCCCCGAACGATACGCAGGCCAACCAATCGACCTGATGCTCGTCCACCTCGGCGGCATGACCGTTCCTTCTACCTTGGTAGGAAGACTGATGGAACCGCTAGCGTTGACGGTGACTATGGATGCGGAGCAGAGTCTGTCATTGATTCAGTTGATCCAACCGAACATCATCATCCCGATTCACTATGATGACTACGACGGATTT ATCGGAAGGATCAGTTTTGCTTTCATGTGA
- a CDS encoding Serine carboxypeptidase family protein — translation MRNLFKSKSPSDRTSHHSMRSAERLASPAFAPPDPNIPNADSNRRFSQFEYSAPGLVQKQPQTLYRSQSQRQKPLRDRPTVNVVAPVDSYRKKGRVERSVSVKGKPISFPISQPTSPGLFNSKTLKESDEFLPHPRNSYAENSPETPRSLTYQQAYRTSRPSHPAHAQSNLERSQQPVQPLEIQLQRSTADPIRLEPYVGLSPTDIVPESPRYAAQRLHRGQAFPLAQDPILNTWPLFQQTLEPLSPLQSVYPDAMQSSAQASLNQGQFQPLDRQKSAGSPQQSRSRQGSESTKMPDPGPNAPYREDSGEVDLRALIQKHDELQAKYSKVKRYYFEKDAQVQHLQNTVAHQRMAVSRTVLDDNEYASRFQRLDGAIKDLAFSVRKFWHSIPSWLRGMVTDDALSVGTKEMTAVGRAVISRWLVEEAFQRYFHPSLDSTFSVQLKNIEMNLRRQRPSSEEDRENASARLSYWRRTTFDGLNDSLVGPDAQKNRAGLVEHLIVELAAFLGSQLHEIASAGLEASVRMIIENSVNIIEKIPLEARDVCVDYFPPGVSLVEQYMKVEGQLPALSHPPPPPSDQDHFEEPAAAEGDGPSGSTAGGMESASPAQKKPSKKSIFGGLIGRKHASTEISRPAQAPGPAEDKSDPAELAPSSPRIRFASFLAVEVRGKGPATVLIKSPVWLVE, via the exons ATGCGAAACCTTTTTAAAAGCAAGTCGCCTTCGGATCGGACAAGTCATCATTCTATGCGTAGCGCCGAACGGTTGGCTAGCCCCGCGTTTGCTCCACCGGACCCCAACATACCCAACGCGGATTCAAACCGGCGCTTTTCACAATTTGAATACTCTGCTCCTGGTCTTGTACAGAAGCAGCCTCAGACTCTATATCGGTCACAAAGTCAACGTCAGAAACCCTTACGGGATCGACCGACTGTCAACGTTGTCGCCCCTGTCGACTCGTATCGCAAAAAGGGCCGTGTCGAGCGCAGCGTCTCTGTCAAGGGCAAGCCAATTTCCTTTCCCATCTCACAACCCACTTCACCTGGACTTTTCAATTCAAAGACCTTGAAGGAGTCCGACGAGTTTCTACCGCATCCCCGGAATTCCTACGCGGAGAACTCGCCTGAGACACCGCGATCTCTCACCTACCAACAGGCTTACCGAACTTCCCGACCTTCCCATCCTGCTCACGCCCAAAGCAACCTTGAGCGGTCACAGCAACCTGTGCAGCCGCTTGAAATTCAACTTCAGCGGTCTACCGCCGACCCAATTCGGCTTGAACCGTACGTCGGACTGTCGCCTACCGATATTGTCCCCGAATCACCACGATACGCGGCGCAACGTCTTCATCGGGGACAGGCCTTCCCCCTTGCCCAGGATCCTATATTGAATACCTGGCCCCTATTCCAGCAGACTCTCGAGCCGCTTTCTCCGTTACAATCCGTTTATCCTGACGCCATGCAGTCTTCCGCGCAGGCATCACTGAACCAGGGTCAATTTCAGCCGCTGGACAGACAAAAATCCGCAGGTTCTCCGCAGCAGAGTCGGAGTCGGCAGGGTAGTGAGTCAACCAAGATGCCTGATCCCGGACCCAATGCACCTTACCGCGAGGATTCCGGGGAAGTGGACTTGCGGGCATTAATTCAGAAACATGATGAACTAC AGGCCAAGTATTCCAAGGTGAAACGATACTACTTTGAAAAAGATGCGCAGGTTCAGCATCTCCAGAACACGGTAGCGCACCAACGGATGGCGGTGTCGCGTACCGTACTCGACGATAATGAATATGCCAGCCGATTCCAGCGACTGGATGGAGCGATCAAAGATCTAGCATTTTCCGTGCGCAAATTTTGGCACAGCATTCCCTCCTGGCTTCGTGGCATGGTCACCGACGATGCATTGTCGGTCGGCACGAAAGAAATGACCGCGGTCGGACGGGCGGTAATCAGCCGATGGCTAGTAGAAGAAGCGTTCCAGCGTTATTTCCATCCATCCTTGGATTCAACCTTTAGTGTGCAGCTGAAGAATATCGAAATGAACCTGCGACGGCAGCGACCGTCATCCGAAGAAGACCGCGAGAATGCCTCCGCGAGACTCTCCTATTGGCGGCGCACGACCTTTGACGGACTGAATGATTCTTTAGTCGGACCAGATGCCCAAAAAAATCGCGCTGGGCTAGTCGAGCACCTTATAGTGGAACTCGCTGCCTTTCTGGGATCCCAGCTGCATGAAATCGCGTCGGCAGGGCTAGAAGCAAGCGTGCGCATGATCATTGAGAACTCAGTGAACATTATCGAGAAGATTCCCCTCGAAGCTCGTGACGTCTGCGTCGATTACTTCCCACCGGGCGTCTCCCTCGTCGAGCAATATATGAAGGTCGAAGGCCAACTACCTGCACTGAGCCACCCACCCCCACCACCCTCGGACCAAGACCATTTTGAGGAGCCTGCCGCGGCAGAGGGAGATGGCCCATCCGGCTCAACCGCTGGAGGTATGGAGAGTGCTTCCCCGGCCCAGAAAAAGCCCTCGAAGAAGTCCATCTTTGGCGGGTTGATAGGCCGCAAGCATGCCTCGACCGAGATCAGTCGTCCGGCGCAGGCGCCTGGACCAGCCGAAGACAAGAGCGATCCTGCAGAGCTAGCTCCGAGCAGCCCACGTATCCGGTTCGCATCGTTCTTGGCGGTTGAAGTGCGTGGCAAAGGCCCAGCAACGGTACTGATCAAGTCACCCGTGTGGCTGGTGGAATAA
- a CDS encoding Acetoacetyl-CoA synthase, whose product MISLPRKLWQHPAPESTEMGQFQRDLEKSTGRKFDSFHDMYLYSIKSRSEFWDFSWKYFQLIHEGSYTRVVDESARMDSVPEWFAGVRLNFAENLLFSRISGDRTDKEDDKIAVSEVREGAAHDVVHLTWGELRRRTGALVQAMKAHGVVRGDRIALCASNSIDTLLVFLASTALGAIFSSSSTDMGTKGVLERLLQIKPRWLFMDDFAVYRGKTIDLRPKIGELVQGMDSGLEFEGVISLPRFSTRPADISSIPRTKTLAEFLAKAGGNEKLEFERVGFRDPCLIVYSSGTTGQPKCIVHSVGGVLLNSSKEGRLHSELGPDCVTLQYTTTGWIMYVVALQTLLLGVRVVLYDGSPFIPGITALVDLAAQEKVTHLGISPRWLHELQQAKIKPREKVDLSSLRVVTSTGMVLRDELFEWFYDEGFPPHARLNNISGGTDIAGCFGTGNPLVPLYVGGCAGCSLGIPVEVYDSTIEGGNGIKGVPVEEGVPGELVATSAFPNMPTLLWGDEGGKKYHDAYFGRFDNVWTHGDFVSIHPITKQIVFHGRADGVLNPSGVRFGSAEIYRVLEGQFSKEIVDSICVGQRRPVDTDERVMLFLLLRPGVAFTPDLVARVKRAIRTKLSSRHVPMFMFETPEIPTTVNLKKVELPVKQIVSGQIIKPSGTLLNPKSLDFYYQFAQVETLRESKL is encoded by the exons ATGATATCCCTTCCGCGTAAGCTATGGCAGCATCCTGCCCCAGAGTCGACCGAGATGGGTCAATTCCAGCGAGACCTAGAAAAATCCACTGGACGCAAGTTCGAC TCCTTTCATGATATGTACCTGTACTCAATCAAGAGCCGTTCAGAATTCTGGGACTTCTCCTGGAAATACTTCCAACTGATCCACGAGGGCTCCTACACAAGGGTAGTCGATGAGTCCGCTCGAATGGACAGTGTACCCGAATGGTTCGCCGGTGTGCGTCTGAACTTCGCCGAGAACTTGCTTTTCTCGCGTATTTCTGGCGACAGAACAGACAAGGAAGACGACAAGATCGCCGTGAGCGAAGTCCGAGAAGGCGCTGCGCATGACGTCGTTCATCTTACCTGGGGTGAGCTTCGACGACGGACTGGAGCGCTGGTACAGGCTATGAAGGCCCATGGGGTTGTTCGGGGTGATCGCATTGCTCTCTGTGCGTCAAATAGTATTGACACACTACTTGTGTTCCTGGCATCAACGGCTCTGGGTGCGATCTTCTCGTCTAGTTCCACCGACATGGGTACTAAGGGTGTCCTGGAAAGACTGCTTCAGATCAAGCCTCGCTGGCTGTTCATGGACGACTTCGCGGTTTACAGAGGCAAGACCATTGACTTGCGACCGAAGATTGGGGAACTTGTTCAAGGCATGGACTCTGGTCTTGAATTTGAGGGAGTCATCTCACTACCTCGGTTCTCTACGCGGCCGGCGGATATCAGCTCCATCCCTAGGACCAAGACTCTCGCGGAATTTCTCGCAAAGGCGGGTGGCAACGAGAAACTGGAATTTGAACGAGTCGGATTCCGAGATCCTTGCTTGATAGTTTACTCGTCTGGCACGACAGGGCAGCCGAAATGTATTGTCCATTCCGTGGGCGGCGTGCTTCTGAACTCGAGTAAGGAGGGAAGATTGCATAGTGAATTAGGCCCTGATTGTGTCACCTTACAATACACAACCACTGGTTGGATTATGTATGTGGTTGCCTTGCAGACTTTGCTCTTAGGAGTGCGGGTGGTGCTGTATGATGGAAGCCCATTTATTCCAGGTATCACTGCGTTGGTTGATCTTGCAGCACAAGAGAA gGTGACCCACCTGGGAATATCACCCAGATGGCTCCATGAGCTACAACAGGCTAAAATCAAACCTCGTGAAAAAGTTGACCTTAGCTCTTTACGTGTTGTCACAAGCACCGGCATGGTCCTGCGAGATGAATTGTTCGAGTGGTTCTACGACGAAGGGTTCCCACCCCATGCTCGCTTGAATAACATTTCTGGCGGTACTGACATCGCAGGATGCTTTGGAACCGGTAACCCTCTTGTCCCGCTGTATGTTGGCGGATGTGCCGGATGCAGTCTGGGAATTCCCGTGGAGGTTTACGACTCTACAATCGAGGGCGGTAACGGAATCAAGGGTGTGCCCGTAGAGGAAGGTGTTCCGGGAGAATTGGTCGCCACGTCTGCTTTTCCCAACATGCCCACTCTGCTGTGGGGTGACGAGGGAGGCAAGAAGTACCATGATGCGTATTTTGGGAGATTCGATA ATGTGTGGACACACGGCGACTTCGTTTCGATCCATCCAATCACAAAACAGATCGTGTTTCACGGACGCGCCGACGGGGTCCTCAACCCATCAGGAGTACGGTTTGGATCGGCCGAGATCTATCGGGTACTCGAGGGTCAATTTTCGAAAGAGATCGTTGATTCCATATGCGTAGGGCAACGACGACCAGTGGACACGGACGAGAGAGTGATGCTCTTTTTGCTCTTGAGACCAGGGGTAGCGTTTACACCAGACCTGGTTGCACGAGTGAAGAGGGCAATTCGTACAAAGCTAAGCTCCCGCCATGTACCGATGTTCATGTTTGAGACACCTGAAATTCCG ACTACGGTCAACCTGAAAAAGGTGGAGCTCCCTGTGAAGCAGATTGTCTCGGGACAAATCATCAAGCCCTCGGGGACACTGCTGAACCCAAAAAGCTTGGACTTCTACTATCAGTTCGCCCAAGTGGAAACGTTGCGCGAGAGCAAGCTCTGA
- a CDS encoding Tryptophan synthase codes for MLRSLRLFLCFSSKSCEPTDSTTQGSENVEDSVRVRPEDRTVVQARVASPGEGELGRVQSRVPSTSLASCDSSTQTESTNASDGETRATTASCIRGSTSTTGSPAKLLSPSPLNIVTPYIPILQVDGSLRAPPVTFDGYGSYGGRFAPESIMGFLYELTSFFEATVSDPSFWEEYATFQRAHVTPLQRAQNLTSLAGGATIWLKREDKNEYGSHKIRNILGQLLLARRMGRSEIVTECASAKHGKFTAAMCARLGLRCVVVIGADDASAQEQDMREIKGLGAKILPARTPSGMGSLRAAITEALRYAVCNHESAYYLMGSPVGPSPLPTLARTFQALLGEEVAAQMREAVGGQPDALVTAIGSGSGAIGLFRPFLHDSSIRLVGVEAAKAAALTDGELGVLQGARTLLLQNQDGQILDSHSISPDMNLSTVSPEIAHWKDSGRIEISTATDAVALDGFRTLQHREGFLPGLDSSHAVTKALDLARELGPGKNVVFLVTGFDHIGVPGLDV; via the coding sequence ATGCTTCGCTCTCTGCGCCTGTTTCTCTGCTTTTCCTCCAAATCATGTGAACCCACTGATTCCACGACGCAGGGCTCAGAAAACGTGGAAGATTCCGTTCGCGTGAGACCTGAGGATAGAACGGTTGTGCAAGCACGAGTTGCGAGTCCCGGCGAAGGGGAACTGGGCCGTGTACAGTCCAGGGTGCCTTCGACTTCTCTCGCGAGCTGCGATAGCAGCACACAAACCGAATCGACAAATGCTTCAGATGGCGAAACCAGAGCAACGACAGCATCCTGCATCCGTGGAAGCACTTCCACGACCGGGTCACCGGCCAAGCTTCTCTCCCCATCGCCATTGAACATAGTCACACCGTACATCCCTATCCTGCAAGTAGATGGCAGTCTGCGGGCCCCGCCGGTCACATTTGATGGCTACGGCTCCTATGGGGGCCGGTTCGCTCCTGAATCTATCATGGGATTCCTATACGAGCTGACATCATTCTTCGAGGCCACCGTCTCAGACCCTTCGTTCTGGGAAGAGTATGCCACATTCCAGCGTGCCCATGTCACACCACTACAGAGAGCTCAGAATTTAACCAGCCTGGCCGGAGGGGCTACCATCTGGCTAAAGCGCGAGGACAAAAATGAATACGGCAGCCATAAGATCCGCAACATCCTCGGCCAGCTCCTGCTCGCTCGCCGGATGGGCCGCTCTGAGATCGTCACAGAGTGCGCCTCGGCTAAACATGGCAAATTCACCGCTGCCATGTGCGCACGCCTGGGATTGCGTTGTGTGGTCGTCATTGGTGCAGATGATGCTAGTGCCCAGGAGCAGGATATGCGAGAGATAAAGGGGCTCGGCGCTAAGATTCTGCCGGCTCGCACCCCCTCCGGCATGGGTAGTCTACGCGCTGCTATCACAGAAGCACTGCGATATGCGGTCTGCAATCACGAATCTGCCTACTACCTCATGGGTAGCCCGGTGGGGCCCAGTCCACTGCCGACCCTGGCTCGCACGTTCCAAGCCCTTCTAGGCGAGGAGGTTGCAGCTCAAATGCGCGAGGCAGTAGGTGGCCAGCCGGATGCCCTTGTCACCGCCATTGGCAGTGGTAGCGGTGCAATCGGTCTCTTTCGACCGTTCCTTCATGACTCATCGATTCGTCTAGTTGGCGTTGAAGCCGCCAAGGCAGCTGCCCTAACAGATGGTGAGCTTGGCGTCCTGCAGGGTGCCCGCACTCTGCTCCTCCAAAACCAAGATGGCCAGATCCTTGACTCGCATTCCATTTCACCGGACATGAACTTGTCTACCGTGAGCCCTGAGATCGCTCATTGGAAAGACTCTGGCCGGATTGAAATTTCCACGGCTACCGACGCGGTTGCCCTGGACGGATTTAGAACGCTTCAGCACCGCGAGGGGTTCTTGCCTGGTCTTGACTCGAGTCACGCGGTAACCAAGGCACTCGATCTTGCTAGAGAACTTGGTCCGGGTAAGAATGTGGTTTTTTTGGTGACTGGATTTGATCATATTGGCGTACCTGGGTTGGACGTCTGA
- a CDS encoding Nitrilase, producing MPYLTVAVAQSRTHESLTETLRALERTTALAARRGVHLLLFPEAYLGGYPRTCTFGSAVGSRHPRGRDQFLAYFKAAVDLGDTPAGAGDEWIGRRLEIAEGKRFRGDGTREFLERVARETGVFIVTGLVERAGGSLYGAVIYVDPLRGVLGKRRKVMPTAAERIIWAQGSPSTLRAVTTTLNGIPLTIASAICWENYMPLLRQSLYSQNVNIYLAPTADARSTWLPLMRTVGIEGRCFVLSANQCVRGSELPDWITGGNTGRSRNRNANLNSLASKSQNPQRKLSVTAEGPHEIVWPQTHGEAHGQGQAESESSSTPSVKPSLAPSESVLDYVCRGGSCIVSPLGEVLAGPLWEVCTDDAPDSSDAAVPHSAPGTSAAESSPAVAAGDGLAIALIEMDDCERGRLDLDVAGSYSRSDAFKFEVEGLDLAPPPL from the exons ATGCCTTATCTCACAGTCGCAGTTGCCCAGTCTCGCACACATGAATCCCTAACTGAAACCCTCCGCGCCCTCGAACGAACAACAGCCCTCGCCGCCCGCCGTGGTGTccacctcctcctcttcccgGAAGCCTATCTAGGCGGATACCCGCGGACATGCACCTTCGGCTCCGCAGTGGGAAGTCGACACCCGCGCGGCCGGGATCAATTCCTCGCGTACTTCAAGGCGGCCGTGGACTTGGGCGATACGCCGGCTGGGGCCGGGGATGAGTGGATTGGTCGCAGGCTGGAGATTGCGGAGGGGAAGCGGTTCCGGGGAGACGGGACGAGGGAGTTTCTTGAGCGCGTTGCGAGGGAGACTGGGGTTTTTATCGTGACTGGGTTGGTGGAGAGAGCTGGTGGCAGTTTGTACGGTGCTGTGATATATGTTGATCCTTTGAGAGGTGTTTtggggaagaggaggaaggtCATGCCG ACGGCCGCTGAACGCATCATCTGGGCTCAGGGTTCTCCTTCAACCCTCCGAGCCGTCACAACAACCCTAAACGGTATCCCACTAACCATAGCCTCCGCAATCTGCTGGGAGAACTACATGCCCCTCCTACGTCAGAGTCTGTACTCCCAGAACGTCAATATCTATCTCGCTCCTACCGCTGACGCCCGCTCTACCTGGCTTCCGCTCATGCGAACCGTCGGTATAGAAGGCCGCTGCTTCGTGCTCTCGGCGAACCAGTGCGTGCGCGGCTCCGAGCTACCGGATTGGATTACCGGTGGGAATACTGGTCGAAGCCGGAATCGAAATGCCAACCTGAATTCTCTTGCGAGCAAATCGCAGAATCCTCAAAGAAAACTGTCGGTCACTGCTGAGGGTCCGCATGAGATTGTCTGGCCACAGACTCACGGTGAGGCCCACGGTCAGGGTCAGGCGGAGTCGGAGAGTTCGTCCACACCGAGTGTTAAGCCATCCCTGGCTCCTTCGGAGTCGGTATTGGATTATGTCTGTCGTGGGGGAAGTTGTATTGTCTCGCCTCTTGGGGAGGTTCTAGCCGGTCCGCTCTGGGAAGTCTGCACGGATGACGCGCCGGATAGTAGCGATGCTGCTGTGCCTCATTCCGCTCCTGGCACGTCGGCTGCTGAGTCTAGTCCTGCCGTTGCGGCGGGTGATGGGTTGGCCATCGCGCTTATTGAGATGGACGATTGTGAGCGTGGACGGCTTGATCTTGATGTTGCTGGGAGTTATTCACGAAGTGATGCGTTTAAATTCGAAGTTGAGGGGTTGGATCTGGCACCGCCACCTTTGTAG
- a CDS encoding UPF0023 family protein, whose amino-acid sequence MPINQPSNQIKFTNVSVVRLKKGKKRFELACYKNKLLEYRSGAEKDLDNVLQVPTVFLSVSKAQTAPSAELTKAFGAGTPREEILQEILRKGEVQVGERERKDILERVEKEVLDIVSGRLVDPSTKRVYTPGMIHKALDQLTSASGQQQTQASGEANGDGEEKPSQPKKPLWTGVSANRSAKIQALDAMKALIAWQPIPVMRARMRLRVTCPVALLKQSVKAASGPASIKEKEASSGGPKNKKGNKGAKKSAKKDDSDVEAGQSDVEAAPKAPSTVKDKIMAFIESVESQEVVGGDEWEIVGFAEPGAFKGLNELVSNETRGRGRVEVLDMSVTHED is encoded by the exons ATGCCTATCAACCAACCCTCCAACCAAATTAAATTTACCAACGTGTCGGTCGTCCGACTCAAAAAGG GCAAGAAGCGCTTCGAACTCGCCTGTTATAAGAACAAACTGCTTGAATACCGATCCGGCGCTGAAAAAGACCTCGACAATGTCCTCCAAGTCCCAACCGTATTCCTCTCCGTCTCTAAAGCACAAACCGCCCCATCGGCAGAGCTAACAAAAGCCTTCGGGGCCGGTACCCCTCGCGAAGAAATCCTCCAAGAGATCCTCCGCAAAGGCGAAGTGCAAGTCGGTGAGCGGGAGCGCAAAGACATCCTCGAGCGAGTGGAGAAGGAAGTACTGGATATCGTGTCAGGCCGACTAGTCGACCCGTCCACCAAGCGCGTGTACACACCTGGAATGATTCACAAGGCGTTGGATCAACTCACCTCAGCCAGCGGACAACAACAGACTCAAGCGAGCGGGGAGGCGAATGGAGATGGCGAAGAGAAGCCCTCCCAGCCGAAGAAGCCGCTCTGGACGGGAGTTTCGGCGAACCGTTCGGCGAAGATTCAAGCGTTGGATGCCATGAAGGCTCTCATCGCTTGGCAGCCGATCCCTGTTATGCGGGCACGCATGCGTCTTCGTGTGACCTGCCCAGTGGCGCTGCTGAAGCAGTCTGTCAAGGCAGCCTCAGGTCCTGCGTCGATTAAGGAGAAGGAGGCCTCCTCCGGTGGccccaaaaacaaaaaggggAATAAGGGAGCGAAGAAATCTGCCAAGAAGGATGATTCCGACGTCGAGGCTGGTCAGTCTGATGTGGAAGCTGCACCCAAGGCCCCGAGCACCGTCAAAGACAAAATTATGGCTTTCATCGAATCGGTTGAATCGCAAGAAGTTGTTGGCGGGGATGAATGGGAGATTGTCGGTTTTGCTGAGCCCGGTGCGTTCAAGGGATTGAATGAGTTGGTGAGCAATGAGACCCGTGGAAGAGGCCGGGTTGAGGTTCTGGACATGTCGGTCACACATGAGGATTGA